One Pan paniscus chromosome 16, NHGRI_mPanPan1-v2.0_pri, whole genome shotgun sequence DNA segment encodes these proteins:
- the CCDC33 gene encoding coiled-coil domain-containing protein 33 isoform X8, translated as MGLPASSSGPGLVTRQALVVATVPGDPSWGTGLLAVKMGEPGPPSPPAPKAAPGLIDSFSEMNNYRQAMQKMAEDILSLRRQASILEGENRILRRRLAQQEEEEGQGKASEAQNAVSMKQKLLLSELDMKKLRDRVQHLQNELIRKNDREKELLLLYQAQQPQAALLKEYQGKLQKMKALEETVRHQEKVIEKMERVLEDRLQDRSKPPPPNRQQGKPYTGFPVLSASGLPLGSMGENLPVELYSVLLAENAKLRTELDKNRHQQAPIILQQQALPVDPGELGAGGDLTERLRETHGPGHSECTETLPAQDLLSGTSDKFNLLAKLEHAQSRILSLESQLEDSARRWGREKQDLATRLQEQEKGFRHPSNSIIIEQPVSDPPGVAPRGSGGGAGSHCTPKVTGP; from the exons ATGGGCCTGCCTGCTTCCAGCTCAGGGCCGGGCTTGGTCACCAGGCAGGCACTTGTTGTAGCAACAGTCCCTGGGGACCCATCCTGGGGAACAGGACTGCTAGCAGTAAAGATGGGGGAGCCAGGGCCCCCATCCCCTCCAGCCCCCAAGGCTGCCCCAGGCCTCATTGACAGCTTCTCT GAGATGAACAACTACCGGCAGGCCATGCAGAAGATGGCAGAGGACATCCTGTCTCTGCGGAGACAGGCCAGCATCCTGGAAGGAGAGAACCGCATACTGAGGAGGCGCCTGGcccagcaggaggaggaagaggggcagGGCAAAGCCAGTGAGGCCCAGAACGCGG TGTCCATGAAGCAGAAACTGCTGCTGAGTGAGCTggatatgaagaaactgagggacAGGGTGCAGCACTTGCAGAATGAGCTGATTCGA AAGAATGATCGAGAGAAGGAGCTGCTCCTTCTGTATCAGGCCCAGCAGCCACAGGCCGCTCTGCTGAAGGAGTACCAGGGCAAGCTGCAGAAGATGAAGGCGCTGGAGGAGACTGTGCGGCACCAAGAGAAG GTGATCGAGAAGATGGAGCGGGTGCTGGAGGACAGGCTGCAGGACAGGAGCAAGCCCCCTCCTCCGAACAGGCAGCAGGGAAAGCCCTACACGG GCTTCCCTGTGCTCTCAGCCTCTGGCCTTCCCTTGGGTTCTATGGGAGAGAACCTGCCGGTTGAACTTTACTCGGTGCTGCTGGCAGAAAACGCGAAGCTGCGGACGGAGCTGGATAAGAACCGCCACCAGCAGGCCCCCATCATTCTGCAGCAACAGGCCCTGCCG GTGGACCCCGGGGAGTTGGGAGCAGGAGGAGACTTGACAGAGAGGCTGCGAGAGACGCATGGCCCAGGCCACTCAGAGTGCACAGAGACCCTGCCTGCACAG GATCTCCTCTCTGGTACTTCAGACAAGTTCAACCTCCTGGCCAAGCTGGAACATGCTCAGAGCCGGATCCTGTCCCTGGAAAGCCAG ttaGAGGACTCAGCTCGACGCTGGGGACGAGAGAAGCAGGATCTGGCCACACGGCTGCAGGAGCAAGAAAAAGGTTTCAGGCACCCCTCGAACTCCATCATCATAGAACAGCCTGTGAGTGACCCCCCTGGAGTAGCTCCCAGGGGTTCAGGTGGTGGAGCAGGAAGCCACTGCACCCCCAAAGTCACTGGGCCCTGA
- the CCDC33 gene encoding coiled-coil domain-containing protein 33 isoform X9 encodes MGLPASSSGPGLVTRQALVVATVPGDPSWGTGLLAVKMGEPGPPSPPAPKAAPGLIDSFSEMNNYRQAMQKMAEDILSLRRQASILEGENRILRRRLAQQEEEEGQGKASEAQNAVSMKQKLLLSELDMKKLRDRVQHLQNELIRKNDREKELLLLYQAQQPQAALLKEYQGKLQKMKALEETVRHQEKVIEKMERVLEDRLQDRSKPPPPNRQQGKPYTGFPVLSASGLPLGSMGENLPVELYSVLLAENAKLRTELDKNRHQQAPIILQQQALPDLLSGTSDKFNLLAKLEHAQSRILSLESQLEDSARRWGREKQDLATRLQEQEKGFRHPSNSIIIEQPVSDPPGVAPRGSGGGAGSHCTPKVTGP; translated from the exons ATGGGCCTGCCTGCTTCCAGCTCAGGGCCGGGCTTGGTCACCAGGCAGGCACTTGTTGTAGCAACAGTCCCTGGGGACCCATCCTGGGGAACAGGACTGCTAGCAGTAAAGATGGGGGAGCCAGGGCCCCCATCCCCTCCAGCCCCCAAGGCTGCCCCAGGCCTCATTGACAGCTTCTCT GAGATGAACAACTACCGGCAGGCCATGCAGAAGATGGCAGAGGACATCCTGTCTCTGCGGAGACAGGCCAGCATCCTGGAAGGAGAGAACCGCATACTGAGGAGGCGCCTGGcccagcaggaggaggaagaggggcagGGCAAAGCCAGTGAGGCCCAGAACGCGG TGTCCATGAAGCAGAAACTGCTGCTGAGTGAGCTggatatgaagaaactgagggacAGGGTGCAGCACTTGCAGAATGAGCTGATTCGA AAGAATGATCGAGAGAAGGAGCTGCTCCTTCTGTATCAGGCCCAGCAGCCACAGGCCGCTCTGCTGAAGGAGTACCAGGGCAAGCTGCAGAAGATGAAGGCGCTGGAGGAGACTGTGCGGCACCAAGAGAAG GTGATCGAGAAGATGGAGCGGGTGCTGGAGGACAGGCTGCAGGACAGGAGCAAGCCCCCTCCTCCGAACAGGCAGCAGGGAAAGCCCTACACGG GCTTCCCTGTGCTCTCAGCCTCTGGCCTTCCCTTGGGTTCTATGGGAGAGAACCTGCCGGTTGAACTTTACTCGGTGCTGCTGGCAGAAAACGCGAAGCTGCGGACGGAGCTGGATAAGAACCGCCACCAGCAGGCCCCCATCATTCTGCAGCAACAGGCCCTGCCG GATCTCCTCTCTGGTACTTCAGACAAGTTCAACCTCCTGGCCAAGCTGGAACATGCTCAGAGCCGGATCCTGTCCCTGGAAAGCCAG ttaGAGGACTCAGCTCGACGCTGGGGACGAGAGAAGCAGGATCTGGCCACACGGCTGCAGGAGCAAGAAAAAGGTTTCAGGCACCCCTCGAACTCCATCATCATAGAACAGCCTGTGAGTGACCCCCCTGGAGTAGCTCCCAGGGGTTCAGGTGGTGGAGCAGGAAGCCACTGCACCCCCAAAGTCACTGGGCCCTGA